The window cattttgatatttcaaatcggaaaagttaagaacatttgaTGAAGGATTCCTGCacgttgagcgttcttatgagaaAAAGACGTTTGATATCTGGGGCGGCGATAACATGCTCGTATAGCCATTCTGGTCtcaaaaagatacaaaatgccctgggatcAAGGTTGATAAAATGGACACCTGGGACGGCGATGTTCGTATCGCTGTCCCCGTGTCAAAAAGATACTAAATAATCTAGGGTCGAGCTTGTGTGTGGCTTTATTTAACAAATAGTGCATGAAATGGGGAATAAGTGATGTGGAATGGGTTTCGATCTCACCTTCGTTCCCAGGAATCTTTGGTATTCTGTTGATTCTCATTTACAAACATCCTCGTCCCaagggtttgttgcctgatgtcaaagACACTAGCAGTCCGCCTCCATGTCAAAAAgcccctgggaacgaggttgcctaAATCCAGAAAGTGGTAAGGAATAAAATCATCATGATTATGTGAAAACGTTAAAGCTAATCATTTTCCATAATCCGCTTAACGATACTAGGATATCTTTTGCGGTCTTTTTtccgaattaaaaagaaaaaaaactgggAACGAGGGGGTGTGTTGAGCTAAATACGGTAtagcttttttttgtttctcgaagaaacatttttgtttctGCACCAAGATTAAATATATTCTCTACAGATATTTTATTGAGCTTTCACAACGTTTCAAACCGCGTAATTTAGAAGTAAAATATTCGCTCACTTTCGGTATGACGTTTGTTTCATGTTGAATAGTGAAACCTGTTTATTGTGGCAAACAAAACTGTGTGGGGGCAATAGATGCGTTCTCTACCAAGGTAGTGAATTTTTAGACATAAATAAATTATAGTAATTAgtgaaataagaaatttaaattaaatataatatTAGAAAGAAAAAGACAATAAATAGGCTAATAAAGAAGATGAAGTAATGCAATACAGTGATAATTATTTTCGGTATATTTTTACAGTATGGAGATAATTTGCAAGATTTTACTTTTCAGTTGACTTCGAAACATAAAATATGAAACGAAAACGAAAATTCCGTTTCCTGCTATTAATATATGTCTGTgtgttattaaaagaagtttcgtCCTTTACGACGAATAATTTTAAACGACACGACGTGTCTCAGCGCGAAATTGCTGATACCTACAGCGACACTCGTAATAATGACATGAAAAAGAGGACGTTACATAATGACGGGCATACTGAAATTATAGATATACATACTTCAAATCACAACAAACTTTTGCAATTAAACACATACAATCACATCAACAAGAAAAGCAACATTCGACAGACTTCATCGAACCATAAAACAAGAAAACGAGACAAAGTTCCAATACAACCTGACAAAATAGACGTAAATACGGGACAAAAACGCGCTAATTTACGAGAAAGCGAGCTTACGTTTACTGCTAATTCGCATTTACATTCAGATATCTTAAAATCtcaaaaaactgcaaaagatAAAATCGAAAAAGATGCTACTGAAAAGTCGAGtaatgaaaaagaaattgaaaaggaaACAGAAGAAGAAGCTAAAGATTATTACGGAAGGTAAAAGCCTTGCTTGTATACgagaagaagaaaattttaaagtgaaaGAGGTCCTAACGAGTGAATATTGTTTTTATAGCAAATCAAGACCCGCCAAAAGTTGTCGCGACCTCTTTCTGACCAATCGGAATACCCCTTCCGGAAATTATTGGATTAAAACAGCTGACGATGAGCTTCTCATGGTGAGTTATTTATATACACGAGATGTTTTCCACAAATAAACCATCAATCCTTTTATCGTGTTCTATATTTATGCCCAGTGGTCTGTGGGTCTGTATTTTATGTGTGtccctttatatatatatatatacgtgtTTTCTATTTACCCCtcaacaattttttgaaaaagtacAACCGTTAAACATCTTTCTCCTGATTAGGTGACATGTGGTTTTCCCTCTCGTCATGAAGAGGCTGGCGAACTTTTGagtaaagaaaatgaagaaaatgaGACTAAGGGAAAGGGTAAGGCAAGCACCAaggcatcaaaaacaaaagggTATGCCGTATAACCCAAAGTCGTCCCATTTTctgatataaaaatataattttaaaaagagaTTTAACACTGACTTAGAAGTTACGACAGGTTTGGAAGTTACGACAGGTTTAAGTTACGACGAGTTACGACACGTTTGGAAGTTACGGCATATGCTCTTGTTTTCAGGTTTACTGTATGAGAAGCATGTACTTTGAAGGAAATCATACTGATAACTCAAATCATTCGAAAACAGTTTCCTCAACGACTATATTAATTAATAAACCAGACACTGCAACCAAAGTAGTGAACATGATATCACATGAAGAGAAAGGTAAAGGGAATTTTGCTCCTTTGAAAGCTTTTAAGAAGCTGGCGATAACATGGCAGAAAATACCTACTTTATATTTACTATTTTATTCATGCAACTAAACGTTTTTTATAGATCCGGATCAGCTGCAAGGAGGTACATGGCCATTTGGCAATGCTCAAAAGGATATGCCTGAAATGGCGAAATTTCTTGAGACAAATAATATATCCATTCCAACAATACCACAAAATACTAACAGTGTtaaggaagaaaaaaatcaaagtgaAAAAACAAACCAAAAGTTAAAACCTACTGCTAATGCAAAGATAGCTGACTCAACTCcaatggaaaaagaaaaaggcaAAGCAGAACAGAATTTTCCTCCTAAAGTACCCCTTGTTAATCCAGCTCCAAATACACGACCCACTGGTCCTTCAAACTCGATGAGAAAGGAACAACCTACACCTAATCCAACAAGAGGTAGCAAAAATACAGTACAAAAAGAGAATAAAGCGAATGTGCTACCGTATGCAACGCTCGTTCCAAAACCTCCACCACCTACGGAACCTATGACAAGAAGGCCTAAAAGAACAACGACACAGAGAACCACACCCCGACAGACTACCCCATTTCGTACAACACATCTGAGAACTAGTCCAAATAAAATGAGACCAACACTATTACCTTACCGTCAGACCCCGACGCGCAAAATAACACCAACACGAAGGAAAACTACAATAAAAGTGAAAACAACTGTTGTACCTACACGACTCCCTCTGCTTAAAACTTCAATTCCACCGACACTGCATAAGGTTACTCCTACAAGACCAAGCACAAAACATCAGGTGAAACCAGAAACGTTAGAAGAATTTGAAGAGTCGTCGGCAAAGAAACTAGTGGAATCAAAGAAACCAGCTGACCCTAAAAGTCAAGGAGAAACCAAACCACCTTCTAAGGAAAATCTACCCCTTCCAGGAGAAATAGCATTTTCTTCTGGAAACAAACAGCAATCTGGAATTGTTCAGACGAGTCTACCAACGAAGCAAGAGGTAACATTAATGAGTCCCGAACAGAGACATTCAGCACAAAAGGTGACAACATCAGTTCAACAAAATCAGGAGACAAAGACTGTTGCTGGCTCGCCAAGTTCTAGTGAAGTTGCAATGCCTCCTCCGGAATTACCTCCACCACCAGAAAGATCTTCAAAGAACGCTCCGTTTGTACTAGTGAATGGTGCTTCATCTGACCCAAAGGAAGATGCAAGTCACATTCAAAAGGTTCAAAAAGCTATTGAATATAACGCTCTCAGTGGTGACAACCAAGTTATTCCATCTTCCTCTGCATCAGGACAACCAAACACGCAGACGCAGAAGATCATACCCCAAGTAGCTTTACCTGAGCAAAATACAATTTTGGCCGCAGCCCCTGTTGTAGCTGTATCTTCATCGAAGCCTATATCTGTGAAGGGATCGACTTCTTCCTCACCCGACACAATAACACAAACAATAATACCAGAAGAAAAGATATCGAGTTCTGCTGCGAAACAAGAAAACCTTGCCCAAATATCTCCACCACTACCGTTAGCTGCTTCGGCAAAACCGTTAGGCCAGCCAGAAACGAACCCGGTAAAAGTTGAAAAAGTTTCATTGCAAAAAAGTGAACCAGTTGCTTTGACGATCTCTCCTCGTCCAGATGGTACCGTCCAAGTTATTCCACAAGTTGCAGCCCAACCTGCTCTTACTGCGGATCAACTCAATTCTGTTACTATGGAGTCTGCTGATCCACCTAAATCTTCCGTTAAGGAAGAATATTCTCCTCTAAAATCAGTTTCGGACAATAGTAACGCAGTCACCGCTCCTGTAAAAGGTATTCCTGCTAATGCAGCAAATAGTGAAGTCGATAATAGCGTGAAGATGCAAATACAAGGCGCCACCAAATCGTTTTCAAAGGTGAAAAATTTAGGAGTGGCTGGAGATTTAGGAGATTTGCAAGAAGAAAGACCATCTGTCGAAGTAAATCAAAATAGTATGGATACAGATGAATTATTTGGACGAAGAAAAGTACCAAGATTGACTCCAAATAAAGAGGATCTGAATCCCGAATTAGCAATAACTAAAGATTATAAAACAGCTATGGAGTTTGAAACACAGGCTCAGGTTCGTAGTTGGTCCAACAAAGATGAGAAAATGATggcaaaacatgtttttaacgACCAGTATAAAAGTTTTGACCCAAGCGAAAAAGATTTAAAGGCTAAAAAACCTTCCATTGAGAACGCACATGCAAGGAGTTGGGCAAACAATCAAATCGAAATGAAAAATAAGCAAATACAGAACCAATatgataattttgaaaaaacagagaaagaaataaaagaggaagaaagaaaaaatcagtaTACAAAACAATACAATGATTTTGAAAAACCTGACAACGAAACATCAAGTAACAACACTTCAAACGAATCACAAGCTGATGACAAACAACAAAACGATGGAGATAAAAAAGAGGAGGAGCACAAGGAAAGTAAAAAACAGACGGAAGAcgataaagaaaagaaaaaagagacgGCAGAcgacaaagaaaagaaaaaagagacaGCAGAcgacaaagaaaagaaaaaagtgacgGCAGACgacaaagaaaatagaaaaGAGACGAcgaaagaagaggaaggaaaaaacaaacaagaagataacaaaacaaaaaacgatgAAAGTAGGAACAAAGAAGAAAAAGTAGCGAATGAGAATAAACAAAAGGAAGATTCTAAACCTGAGGACGGTCAGGATGATTATGCTAATTATTTAAATAGGATTGACAACGATCCTGCTAAAAAAAGCAAGAACGAAACAGAAGCGAGAAATGAAACGTCTTCACAAGTTAGTTACCCAACTCCAATTCCTACAAACAGTTCAACACCGTACAACAACCACACAAATGACCTAATCAAAGTTAGTGACGGATCCCCAACTATGTATACTAACGCCCCACTTGGAACAAGTGTTAGTAACGCAACAACTCTTAAACAAATTGACGGTCAAACTGTCCCTGTTGAAGAGGCAAATGCAACTGTTGCTTTGACAGCTCGTAAGCGTGAAAAAGGATATGAAAAACCCTTCAAGCGAAAGATTGATCCTAATGAAATACTAACAAATCCCAAACCACAAGAATCGTATACCGGCTCACGTAAAAATATCGTTTACGATAATGACAACGACGATGCATTGTCATCGTTTTTTTGGAAACATTCTGATGAAGAAAACAAATTCAAGCATCAGTTAAAACAAATCAGTGGCCCGCCTAACCATAGTACACGAGAATATATACTTCCTGGAACTTATCCTGGCTTGATCAACCAGGGAATGAAAAACGACAATAACGAAGATCCAACTGCAGATAATACgaataaaaaacataacataCATGAACAAAGTGATGAAAGCAAATACGACTTATATAGCAGGTTGCATAGGAAAAAAACTATGGTTCACAAGGAGGCTCATGGGGTTCAGAAGGATGGAGGCACTGATGATGACGATGGAAAGCCAAGTAACATATACGTAGACAATAGAGTTTTCATCTACGGAAATGTAAAAGGTGACGGAGATGAGCCGCCGACAGTTGACCAAACAATGTCAAAAAACGATAAAGATGGAGTCGAGAAAATTGAAAGAAAGTTGAAATTTGATGGAGGATCTCCTAAAAATGCGGAAAATGGTCTTTCTGAAACGAATATCTTAAGTCGCAGTGGCTCTTCTAAATCTAGAATATATGAAGCAGATGAAACAAAAATGTTGCCATCATACATGCGTCCAAATATTGGGTTGCACAAACCACTGCAAGAAGTGCAGACGTTTGATAAAAAGTACAAACTAAACGATCTCCTTAAAGGAGCTAACATATCTGTAGAAAATCATGTTCACTCCACAGGTACGCTGAAGACATTGGTAAGTGCTTCTCCCGATGAGAATGacgaagaaaataattttaagaatTCCAAGCACCCACTAAAAACAGTACCCAATCCGTACAATTTCATTGTACCTGAAACTAGAAAGTTCTCCATGAATGGCGAAACTCCAGATCGAGTGCAGGACAATAAAAAGTACGAAGCctatttcaaaaatgaaaagaaaaaagaaattgaacaTAAAAAGATGATTAGTTTTATTCGCGCGCAAGCCCTTAGTAAAGCTGAAGCCACGCTAGGAAAATTCACCACATCACGCCTCAAGCAGTTTGCGTATAAACCATCCCCGCACTTGGATTCAGTAGCGTTTGTGAGAGAAATAGATCCAAACGGACACGGTATACAATCCGACAAAGACTCTTCTAGATCTTTCTTGAAAACAAAAGGAGGTTACAAGAAACATGGTCCAATCAGCTTTGTGCAAGAAAACGATGGCGCGGAAGTAAAAATGTCCAAACCTGAAAAGAACTTATATACATCCCTGATTAATCAAGAAAACCTACCAGGAGCAGATAGTGGTCTTTTTACTGCAAAATGGAATGTGCAAGATATAAACAAACCGCTGTACAACATTGGAACTAACATGCAGGATCTGGTAACTTCAGCACAGCATAACATGCAAGGAATTCCTGGTTATGATCAGAAAGCTAGAGATGAGGAAGAAAGGGCAAAGCAACAGAAGAACAGGCCTGCACCTCCGAACGTGCAGCAACAAATTCCTCAAACAAAAAAACGacataaaaagaaaatcaatGATGAAGAACTACCTGGTATGTTTAAACGATGGCAAATTACAACCGCACCAATGTTTGGAAGACAGAGATACGCAGACACAAGTTTTGAAGATGGAGTGGATGACAAAGATAACTCGCATGAATGGAAACATTATAGCATTCGCAAGAGAACAAACTTACCGACAAATAAAAGAAGCATGATAGCACAAAATCGTCGTCAtaatcatcgtcatcgtcatgaTAGCcgtcattatttaaaacaaactttacAGCACCATTCGTCACATCGAGAAAGACGCTCTATAAACAAACGTCAAACAGTGATCGCAACGAAGATATATGACAGCACTAAACACCATGCATCAAAAGAACATAACAAAACTGGCACTAATTACCATCATTATAAAATATGGGGAGCCAACTCGACAAATTTTACTCCAAAGTTTAAAAAGCACTTCCCAGCATACGAGATTGGAAGTAGAAGGAATCAGCTCCTGAAGAGTTTCCACCGACACCACCACGATAGACACAGAAAACACGGCGTACCTACAAGCAGTTATCTGACACAGTCCAAAGCGGCTCCAACTAAACTTGAATACATCTCTCAAGAGATAAAAGAATTAAATCCTGCCAAAAGAGAGTTTTCACATATGTCTCAACAAAAATTACAGGAATATAAGAAAGAGATGTCGGATGTAACCAAAGACATCGTGGAAGCTATTAAACGATTGGATATCGAGTCTTTAGAACCACTgaatgttaaaaacattgataaGTTTGACGTGAAAAATCATACATTAAATGTCGTACACAATGTTAAACAGATCAAGAAACATAGCAGTCCGGAAACACAATCACTTAAACAAAGCAAAATCCAACCAGCCATCGAAACGGGAAAAGTTGGTAATGTTAAAATCAAGGATAGCTCACATATGATTGCGCATGATGTTAAACAGGTGTATCACAACAAAAGCAAGGACATAGCAATAACACACAAAAGGTCAGACAAGACATTAAGTAGCATAAAACCTTTAGTCCACAATATCGAACAGTTCGCTCTTGAAGATATCAACTCGTTAACATCCCGTCGTAATGAAAAACCAGTACATCGTgagcaaacaaaaagaaaatcttttcaAACGCCTACTAAGAAACTTAGCAAAAAAGTTGGGACACTACGGCAATCGTCCAATGTCAAAAGATTCAACAAAAATGGAAAGCAGCAGTTTCGTGAAACACAACAGCACATTAACTCAAATAAAAAGCTCTACAAGAAAAAAACCTCTCAAACTGGTCTGGTTCATGTGAGGCAAGACATACAAGAGACTCCAATATTGCATTTTGGTGACGTTAGCGCGTTTAACAAAAGCCGTAACAACACTTTAACGGTTAACCACAATGTTcaagcaaaaaatcaaaacacaacCGAGAAAATCAATTTAACCAGCGCGAAATTGGAGAATCAAACGAAAGTTACCAATGCGTCTGATAGAACAAACGCGACGACCCCTACAACCAATGAAACATCTAACAAAGACACGACTGTACTCACATTCCACAATATAGATAAAATGCACACGATAAAAAACGATACATTAACTGTTGTGCAAAATGTTCATCCGTTACATGCAAATAAAtcggaaaataaaaatacagttatgAAAAACTTCACAAGTCCAGGTGGACGAAAAACGAAAATTTATCAGCTGTCACATGATGAAGCGAGACAAAATATCTCAGATGTTGAAAAACTGAATGATTCAAATCAAGACAATGTTACAATAAGTACGAGCAACATTGATCGTCACGAGATCGATAATAACACGTTGACAACTGTACAAAACGATTCAAATCAAGACAATGTTACAATAACTACGAGTAACGTTAATCGACACGAAATCGATAACAACACGTTGACAATTGTACAAAACGTCCATCCGTTATTGCAAGATAGGGTTGAGAATGCCGCCAATGCGGATAGTAGCCCAGATCCTGAAGTTTTGTTATCTGACGATAATGGAGAAACTCCTCAAGTAGCTATTAATGAAACGAAGGTACCAGTACACATAGATAATGTTGATCATATTAATCTTAGTGATAATAACACTCTCACAGCAATTCGTAACGCTAAACTAAAAACTTTTGGCGAAGAAGACAGATTAAAACAGGATGCCGAAAATGATAGTATTAAAGATGCTGCATCAGGATTGGACGGCAAGCACCATATAAGACAAAACATTCATGGGAGTTCACAAGATTCAACTGTAACAGCTGTCAATGACACTCATCAAAATACAACAGACAGAACCAACGACACTCTCGGAACAGTCTTGGAGAATGGTACAGATGTCGAAGACAACAACAGTGGCACAAATAACATTACAAAGGATAATTCAACTTTTGTTAGACCCACTGTGAACACCAATCACAAAGTAGCTGATAAAACCAACGTTGACAACGCATCCGTCATCACTGTAAATAACGTCCACCAATTTGATGTCAATAAGAATGACACAATGACCATCATTCATAATGTAAAACCACTACATGATCACAATTCAACTCGAGCAAATCAAAGTCGGGTAGCTGATATAATTCGAAAAGAATTACTTCTCCACTACAATCGAAAGAAACATCATATTCATCCATTAAATGATATAGAACATCTAAACAAAAGTGCAAGAAACACAATCCAGGAACGCAAGAAACATCCTGTGACGGCAGATGTAAAGGCATCACCACTCGTCACTGCATCTAAAAACAGCTTGTCCAAGAAAGGACTTAATGCTTCCTCGGAAATGAAAAATAACAGCTTACCTCTTGAAGTTAAAAACGTACATCACCATTTCATAGATGTCAATAATACCTTAAGTATTAcccaaaatgttaaaaaattgccCCAGCAAAACAAAActggaaatagtaaaaaatcaACAACAGAATTTTCATCCGTACTTCAAGATCTGAAGAGCCTCTTATTCAACGGGATATTCCCCGAGCCTCTCACAGGTAAAACCACTCGTGACCACCAAGCAGGAAAAAAACATGATGTTGTATTGTTTGGATCACGTGGTCGAAATTTTCGAAACAACGTGTTGCTAAGTAACAATACTTTGGTAAAGGCGGAGAAAACAGAATGGACACCGAAGAAAACTAACGTGCCAAATTATGAACAGTTGTATCACGAGTTTGAACTTCTAAGAAAACGAAGGTCAACAAAGAAGCAACGGGGGAAAGGACGCAAGAAAAAGCAGGTTCAGAGTATCCTCGAACGGAGAAATATTTGTAAATCAGTATGGAAACTCCTGAATGAATTGGAACCTTTAAAAAAGCGAGCATCAGTCGCAAAACTACATCGTGCAATTAAACGATATAAAACAGATTGTGTAACGTTATCAGATGTAAAAAGTTTCCGTGTCACAAAAGATGCAAATGGAAGCGATATTTTAAATATCgttcaaaatgttaaaaagataACACCTCAGAAACATCAGACCAAGTCAACTGAAGGAGTAGTGAGAGATTTAATTCCTTCTCAAATAGGACAACTGCAGCCTTCGAATATAAAACCATTACCTCCAGTTGGTCACGACCCAACTGAAGATGAACCAGTACATTATGATCCAAATGCTGAGGAGAATCGGCAACCACAAAAGCCAGCAGCTCCATCACAAGCGCAAGTGTCATCTTCACCGCCGCCACAACCGCTGGCATCACCACCTGCAAAGCAACAAGAAGCAGCACAACCACCACAACCACCGCAACCAAAACAACCAGCAGCTTCACCACAAGCACAAGTGTCATCGCCACCGCTGCCACAACCGCCGGCACCACCACCTGCAAAGCAACAAGAAACAGCACATGTGCCACCTCTAGCGCCATTACAACCACCACAACCAGTAGCACCACCCCTGCTGCAACCACCGGCTCCACCACCTGCAAAACAGCAAGAACCACCACAACCGCAGGAACACCCAACACAGGATCAAATTGCGAAAGGAGGCGAAGAAAAACCCAAACAACAGAAGTCCACTGAAGAAAGTATGCAAACAGATGAAGATGATAACCAAAAAACAGACGATAACGGGCCACCAGTAGAAGCAGATGGCAAGCCCCATGCTGATTCTGGTCCCCAACCAGAAAAAGTAGAGGAAAATTCAGCTAATGTACCTACAGAAAGGCCTAATGTAAACGAAACAGCGCCAGATGTGGGTGAATCTGGCAAAAATGAAGTTAGAACTAACTCGCATGGTCTGTCGAATAGCAAACATCCAAAGAAAGGGAATGGTAATCAGGATGAATCGAAGTTAAAGAAAGAAGGAAAAAGTGTTGATACTACCTTTGAAGCTGGCTTACAAGAAGAGGAGAAAAACAAAGCTAGTGGTAACTTACCAGACGATAGCAACGAATCAGAACATACAGTAAACAGCAAACCAATAAAAGACAGTGATGGAAACATTGACCTTGGAGCGCAACAACTTGAGCATGGTAGCAAAGCtacgaaacaaacaaaaaacgaaCAAAACGCCGCTAACTTATCTGGCATGGCTAATCTTACCACATATAACCAAGCCATCAATATTAGTGCTTTTGAAACGGCAATAATGGAACTTTTAAATAGAACAGCACCACGAGCAAAACcaacaaaaagtgaaaaagaagcAATGGAAAACTTAATGAACAAAAAATATCCCGAATTAAAATTACCACAGAAAAATGGAGACTACGTGCCCCCGTCGGCGGAGGACGAGATGAATGAAAAAAGCGAACCTCCACCGAAACCCGTGACTACAAAAGCTAAACCGCATCTTCGCCCACCATTGCCACCAATACAGGAACCAGAAAAGTCTGAGAGTGATAAAGATGAAGACCTTACGCGTATAGTAGATTCAACACCGACAGAAAGTGCATATGCTGATGATAAACCCACCCCTCCACCACAACCTTCTCCACCACCACATccacctccaccaccaccaccaacaCCTACAGCGGAAAATGAAGGTAACAACAATGCCGCCGACAATAGCGAACTAGTTGACACCA is drawn from Hydractinia symbiolongicarpus strain clone_291-10 chromosome 8, HSymV2.1, whole genome shotgun sequence and contains these coding sequences:
- the LOC130654968 gene encoding uncharacterized protein LOC130654968 isoform X1, whose amino-acid sequence is MKRKRKFRFLLLIYVCVLLKEVSSFTTNNFKRHDVSQREIADTYSDTRNNDMKKRTLHNDGHTEIIDIHTSNHNKLLQLNTYNHINKKSNIRQTSSNHKTRKRDKVPIQPDKIDVNTGQKRANLRESELTFTANSHLHSDILKSQKTAKDKIEKDATEKSSNEKEIEKETEEEAKDYYGSKSRPAKSCRDLFLTNRNTPSGNYWIKTADDELLMVYCMRSMYFEGNHTDNSNHSKTVSSTTILINKPDTATKVVNMISHEEKDPDQLQGGTWPFGNAQKDMPEMAKFLETNNISIPTIPQNTNSVKEEKNQSEKTNQKLKPTANAKIADSTPMEKEKGKAEQNFPPKVPLVNPAPNTRPTGPSNSMRKEQPTPNPTRGSKNTVQKENKANVLPYATLVPKPPPPTEPMTRRPKRTTTQRTTPRQTTPFRTTHLRTSPNKMRPTLLPYRQTPTRKITPTRRKTTIKVKTTVVPTRLPLLKTSIPPTLHKVTPTRPSTKHQVKPETLEEFEESSAKKLVESKKPADPKSQGETKPPSKENLPLPGEIAFSSGNKQQSGIVQTSLPTKQEVTLMSPEQRHSAQKVTTSVQQNQETKTVAGSPSSSEVAMPPPELPPPPERSSKNAPFVLVNGASSDPKEDASHIQKVQKAIEYNALSGDNQVIPSSSASGQPNTQTQKIIPQVALPEQNTILAAAPVVAVSSSKPISVKGSTSSSPDTITQTIIPEEKISSSAAKQENLAQISPPLPLAASAKPLGQPETNPVKVEKVSLQKSEPVALTISPRPDGTVQVIPQVAAQPALTADQLNSVTMESADPPKSSVKEEYSPLKSVSDNSNAVTAPVKGIPANAANSEVDNSVKMQIQGATKSFSKVKNLGVAGDLGDLQEERPSVEVNQNSMDTDELFGRRKVPRLTPNKEDLNPELAITKDYKTAMEFETQAQVRSWSNKDEKMMAKHVFNDQYKSFDPSEKDLKAKKPSIENAHARSWANNQIEMKNKQIQNQYDNFEKTEKEIKEEERKNQYTKQYNDFEKPDNETSSNNTSNESQADDKQQNDGDKKEEEHKESKKQTEDDKEKKKETADDKEKKKETADDKEKKKVTADDKENRKETTKEEEGKNKQEDNKTKNDESRNKEEKVANENKQKEDSKPEDGQDDYANYLNRIDNDPAKKSKNETEARNETSSQVSYPTPIPTNSSTPYNNHTNDLIKVSDGSPTMYTNAPLGTSVSNATTLKQIDGQTVPVEEANATVALTARKREKGYEKPFKRKIDPNEILTNPKPQESYTGSRKNIVYDNDNDDALSSFFWKHSDEENKFKHQLKQISGPPNHSTREYILPGTYPGLINQGMKNDNNEDPTADNTNKKHNIHEQSDESKYDLYSRLHRKKTMVHKEAHGVQKDGGTDDDDGKPSNIYVDNRVFIYGNVKGDGDEPPTVDQTMSKNDKDGVEKIERKLKFDGGSPKNAENGLSETNILSRSGSSKSRIYEADETKMLPSYMRPNIGLHKPLQEVQTFDKKYKLNDLLKGANISVENHVHSTGTLKTLVSASPDENDEENNFKNSKHPLKTVPNPYNFIVPETRKFSMNGETPDRVQDNKKYEAYFKNEKKKEIEHKKMISFIRAQALSKAEATLGKFTTSRLKQFAYKPSPHLDSVAFVREIDPNGHGIQSDKDSSRSFLKTKGGYKKHGPISFVQENDGAEVKMSKPEKNLYTSLINQENLPGADSGLFTAKWNVQDINKPLYNIGTNMQDLVTSAQHNMQGIPGYDQKARDEEERAKQQKNRPAPPNVQQQIPQTKKRHKKKINDEELPGMFKRWQITTAPMFGRQRYADTSFEDGVDDKDNSHEWKHYSIRKRTNLPTNKRSMIAQNRRHNHRHRHDSRHYLKQTLQHHSSHRERRSINKRQTVIATKIYDSTKHHASKEHNKTGTNYHHYKIWGANSTNFTPKFKKHFPAYEIGSRRNQLLKSFHRHHHDRHRKHGVPTSSYLTQSKAAPTKLEYISQEIKELNPAKREFSHMSQQKLQEYKKEMSDVTKDIVEAIKRLDIESLEPLNVKNIDKFDVKNHTLNVVHNVKQIKKHSSPETQSLKQSKIQPAIETGKVGNVKIKDSSHMIAHDVKQVYHNKSKDIAITHKRSDKTLSSIKPLVHNIEQFALEDINSLTSRRNEKPVHREQTKRKSFQTPTKKLSKKVGTLRQSSNVKRFNKNGKQQFRETQQHINSNKKLYKKKTSQTGLVHVRQDIQETPILHFGDVSAFNKSRNNTLTVNHNVQAKNQNTTEKINLTSAKLENQTKVTNASDRTNATTPTTNETSNKDTTVLTFHNIDKMHTIKNDTLTVVQNVHPLHANKSENKNTVMKNFTSPGGRKTKIYQLSHDEARQNISDVEKLNDSNQDNVTISTSNIDRHEIDNNTLTTVQNDSNQDNVTITTSNVNRHEIDNNTLTIVQNVHPLLQDRVENAANADSSPDPEVLLSDDNGETPQVAINETKVPVHIDNVDHINLSDNNTLTAIRNAKLKTFGEEDRLKQDAENDSIKDAASGLDGKHHIRQNIHGSSQDSTVTAVNDTHQNTTDRTNDTLGTVLENGTDVEDNNSGTNNITKDNSTFVRPTVNTNHKVADKTNVDNASVITVNNVHQFDVNKNDTMTIIHNVKPLHDHNSTRANQSRVADIIRKELLLHYNRKKHHIHPLNDIEHLNKSARNTIQERKKHPVTADVKASPLVTASKNSLSKKGLNASSEMKNNSLPLEVKNVHHHFIDVNNTLSITQNVKKLPQQNKTGNSKKSTTEFSSVLQDLKSLLFNGIFPEPLTGKTTRDHQAGKKHDVVLFGSRGRNFRNNVLLSNNTLVKAEKTEWTPKKTNVPNYEQLYHEFELLRKRRSTKKQRGKGRKKKQVQSILERRNICKSVWKLLNELEPLKKRASVAKLHRAIKRYKTDCVTLSDVKSFRVTKDANGSDILNIVQNVKKITPQKHQTKSTEGVVRDLIPSQIGQLQPSNIKPLPPVGHDPTEDEPVHYDPNAEENRQPQKPAAPSQAQVSSSPPPQPLASPPAKQQEAAQPPQPPQPKQPAASPQAQVSSPPLPQPPAPPPAKQQETAHVPPLAPLQPPQPVAPPLLQPPAPPPAKQQEPPQPQEHPTQDQIAKGGEEKPKQQKSTEESMQTDEDDNQKTDDNGPPVEADGKPHADSGPQPEKVEENSANVPTERPNVNETAPDVGESGKNEVRTNSHGLSNSKHPKKGNGNQDESKLKKEGKSVDTTFEAGLQEEEKNKASGNLPDDSNESEHTVNSKPIKDSDGNIDLGAQQLEHGSKATKQTKNEQNAANLSGMANLTTYNQAINISAFETAIMELLNRTAPRAKPTKSEKEAMENLMNKKYPELKLPQKNGDYVPPSAEDEMNEKSEPPPKPVTTKAKPHLRPPLPPIQEPEKSESDKDEDLTRIVDSTPTESAYADDKPTPPPQPSPPPHPPPPPPPTPTAENEGNNNAADNSELVDTTSKDKPNVIIQIGQQQDPVKLKEGNKDAEQEESQQDKVEPISHAQEKTESTSQTQDKAETTSQAQDDQASGINRVAVNTEGKNQAIPLIPIPQESPLGKLLYPALEPPSPDSNGSPPPSEANASVSPANENSKNAATTNANVIRLSPSLNGKFTPNVTTTTSSDGYTQIVIDQTKQLLRQNKINREDLLKILQVSRNGNTRFQIPTYKINKNVKINKKQSDKSLTRSNVDHVTVDKKAQEIMNSNMQGSIHISLLNRNGQVVLVPNEKEAYERKLIPQIRNLTDIKYAFKDPLQKKQT